From Xiphophorus hellerii strain 12219 chromosome 20, Xiphophorus_hellerii-4.1, whole genome shotgun sequence, the proteins below share one genomic window:
- the LOC116711226 gene encoding protein NYNRIN-like, whose product MTFERIAISCNWPENDWVFRLVPLLTGKARSAYVHMDIDEVNDYISVKDAILKKYDINPETYRQRFRSTEVEPGETPKELYVRLKELYEKWIQPKGKTVKAIGEIIVLEQYLRMLSPELQVWVREHDPPTASKAASLAEVFVAARRKGQPWSYSSWKTSKDARRAAPVQHHQRGVSAVGKASLREIQAVSTTPKQYNKVPICYLCGQEGHTKPMCPKNPPKLTQLCVIPFKSENCISVGQTVKMSEVKVNGKSVKALIDTGSVQTLVDRELVPSNIICTSDTILIRCVHGDERQYPTADMYIEVQGQLYLLNVGVAENLPLPVVLGSDLPVLFDLLHKPQNCNVVTRSQAKKPVESPPILSVLPFYDADLDVQPGKSRKSRRQKRREKFLHTPVASTEGVQDLPQDFKMPLNIAQIQRDDSSLAALFLKAKEPQKGNHRGSADEFVLQKNILYRQQGAFRQLVVPRDARGMVLTLGHSIPWAGHLGTHKTLARIKRHFYWPGLRTDVAQFCRTCSQCQLTSNKFPSRAPLQPLPLIDTPFERLGMDIVGPLERSKSGHRYMLVITDYATKYPEVFPLKTIKARAVAVSLVQHFSRVGFPCEIVTDQGTNFMSALLKQVYQLLGIKGVRTTPYHPQTDGLTERFNQTLKQMLQKYHRPPPGSLPLNFYTVMR is encoded by the exons atgacttttgaGAGGATTGCAATTTCATGTAACTGGCCAGAGAATGACTGGGTCTTTCGTCTTGTTCCATTGCTCACTGGAAAAGCTAGAAGTGCTTATGTGCATATGGACATTGATGAAGTGAATGATTATATATCTGTCAAAGATGCAATTCTTAAGAAATATGACATTAACCCAGAAACCTATCGCCAGAGATTTCGTTCTACAGAAGTGGAGCCTGGCGAAACTCCTAAGGAGCTGTATGTAAGGTTAAAAGAGTTGTATGAAAAGTGGATCCAACCTAAAGGTAAAACAGTGAAGGCTATTGGTGAAATTATTGTCTTGGAGCAATATCTCCGTATGCTGTCTCCTGAGCTTCAGGTTTGGGTCCGGGAACATGATCCTCCAACAGCTTCCAAAGCTGCTTCTCTGGCTGAGGTGTTTGTGGCTGCAAGACGGAAAGGACAACCATGGAGTTACTCTTCTTGGAAGACATCTAAAGATGCACGCAGGGCTGCACCTGTACAACATCATCAAAGGGGTGTATCTGCTGTGGGTAAGGCCTCCCTAAGGGAAATCCAGGCAGTAAGCACAACACCCAAGCAATACAATAAAGTGCCTATTTGTTATTTGTGTGGGCAAGAAGGCCATACAAAACCCATGTGCCCAAAGAACCCTCCTAAACTCACTCAACTGTGTGTTATTCCATTCAAAAGTGAGAATTGCATCAGTGTTGGACAGACTGTGAAAATGAGTGAAGTTAAAGTCAATGGGAAAAGTGTAAAGGCCTTAATTGACACTGGTAGTGTACAGACACTTGTTGATAGAGAGCTGGTTCCATCCAATATAATCTGCACATCAGACACCATCCTCATCCGCTGTGTGCATGGTGATGAAAGGCAATACCCCACAGCAGACATGTATATTGAAGTGCAAGGACAATTATACCTGTTGAATGTTGGTGTTGCAGAAAATCTCCCTCTTCCAGTAGTGTTGGGTAGTGACTTACCCGTTTTGTTTGACTTGCTGCACAAACCACAGAACTGTAATGTAGTAACTCGTTCTCAAGCAAAAAAGCCAGTAGAGTCTCCTCCAATACTGAGTGTGCTGCCTTTTTATGATGCAGACTTAGATGTGCAGCCTGGAAAATCTAGAAAATCACGTCGACAAAAGCGACGGGAGAAGTTTCTGCATACACCTGTTGCATCTACAGAAGGGGTTCAGGATCTGCCCCAAGATTTTAAGATGCCTTTAAACATAGCTCAAATCCAGCGTGATGACTCCAGTCTGGCTGCTCTTTTTCTGAAAGCCAAGGAACCCCAGAAAGGTAACCACAGGGGTAGTGCTGACGAGTTTGTTCTACAGAAAAATATCCTTTATCGCCAACAGGGGGCATTTAGGCAGCTTGTGGTCCCAAGGGATGCAAGAGGGATGGTGCTTACTTTGGGCCACTCAATTCCCTGGGCTGGCCACCTAGGGACACATAAGACTCTGGCTCGCATCAAGCGCCATTTCTACTGGCCTGGATTACGGACTGATGTTGCCCAGTTTTGTAGAACCTGCTCTCAGTGCCAATTAACCTCCAATAAGTTCCCTTCAAGAGCACCACTGCAGCCTCTTCCCTTAATTGACACGCCTTTTGAGCGCTTGGGTATGGACATTGTGGGTCCACTTGAAAGAAGCAAATCTGGACATCGATATATGTTGGTGATAACAGATTATGCAACCAAGTACCCAGAAGTGTTCCCTTTAAAGACAATTAAAGCAAGAGCCGTGGCTGTCTCCTTGGTGCAACATTTTTCAAGGGTTGGATTTCCCTGTGAAATTGTGACAGATCAAGGCACTAACTTCATGTCTGCTCTCCTAAAGCAGGTATATCAGCTACTGGGGATTAAGGGTGTTCGAACTACCCCTTATCATCCACAGACGGATGGGCTCACGGAGAGATTCAACCAAACACTGAAGCAAATGCTAC AGAAGTACCACAGGCCTCCACCGGGTTCTCTCCCTTTGAACTTTTATACGGTCATGAG ATGA